In Streptomyces canus, one DNA window encodes the following:
- a CDS encoding Uma2 family endonuclease, with protein MTVLEDRIEMAHESEELTLDALFERLEHMPVPEGYKVEIVEGAVFMSPQRDTHWEIIAAIYEQLRTKYPRKRVKSDVRVDYPGHLNGFASDVTLVAEGAEKDNKGLWQSKDIEFVAEVISKGTAANDYGPKKIAYALAEVLVYLIADPYQGKCHLYTQPKDGEYLTELSVAFGADVDMTTTPLELTLKTDEFPRD; from the coding sequence ATGACCGTCCTTGAAGACAGGATCGAGATGGCCCACGAGAGCGAGGAGCTCACGCTCGACGCACTGTTCGAGCGCCTTGAGCACATGCCCGTCCCCGAGGGATACAAGGTCGAGATCGTCGAGGGGGCCGTCTTCATGTCGCCGCAGCGGGACACGCACTGGGAGATCATCGCCGCCATCTACGAGCAACTGCGCACCAAGTACCCGCGCAAGCGCGTGAAGTCGGATGTCCGCGTCGACTACCCAGGGCACCTCAATGGCTTCGCCTCCGACGTGACGCTGGTGGCCGAGGGCGCCGAGAAGGACAACAAGGGGCTGTGGCAGTCCAAGGACATCGAGTTCGTCGCCGAGGTCATCTCAAAAGGCACGGCCGCCAACGACTACGGCCCCAAGAAGATCGCCTACGCGCTCGCCGAGGTCCTCGTCTACCTCATCGCCGACCCCTACCAGGGCAAGTGTCACCTCTACACCCAGCCCAAGGACGGCGAATACCTCACCGAACTGTCCGTCGCCTTCGGAGCAGACGTCGACATGACCACCACCCCTCTCGAACTCACCCTCAAAACCGATGAGTTCCCCCGCGACTGA
- a CDS encoding GNAT family N-acetyltransferase has protein sequence MEISIRDGGPDDIPVILGMLDSCVEWLVAQGRPGQWGTEPLSGSPRTVESVARYIDEGSVFIAEADGVPAATLTITDAPGAYLAHLPPPGEPERYIHWLASDRRFKGHGVGSALLAHAAEETRRAGVALLRVDCYAGDDRKLVAYYEANGFAPTETYTAGANNDWPGQVLAMRVLP, from the coding sequence ATGGAGATCAGCATCAGGGACGGCGGACCCGACGACATACCCGTGATCCTCGGCATGCTCGACAGCTGCGTGGAGTGGCTGGTCGCGCAGGGGCGTCCCGGTCAGTGGGGGACCGAGCCGCTGTCCGGGAGCCCCAGGACCGTGGAGTCCGTCGCCCGGTACATCGACGAGGGCAGCGTGTTCATCGCCGAGGCCGACGGCGTCCCGGCCGCGACCCTCACGATCACCGACGCGCCCGGCGCCTATCTGGCACATCTCCCGCCGCCCGGTGAGCCCGAGCGGTACATCCACTGGCTCGCCTCGGACCGCCGCTTCAAGGGCCACGGCGTGGGCAGCGCCCTCCTCGCGCACGCCGCCGAGGAGACCCGGCGCGCGGGCGTCGCCCTGCTGCGGGTGGACTGCTACGCGGGCGACGACCGCAAGCTGGTCGCCTACTACGAGGCCAACGGCTTCGCCCCGACGGAGACGTACACCGCCGGGGCGAACAACGACTGGCCGGGTCAGGTACTGGCCATGCGGGTGCTGCCGTAA
- a CDS encoding RNA polymerase sigma-70 factor yields the protein MSRTEEFQELRPLLFSIAYRILGGVGEAEDAVQETWLRYEDTATEPRSVKAYLSTMVTRIAIDVLRSARVRREEYVGEWLPEPLLDDPYEDPQRAAELAESVSMAALLLLERLSPLERAAFVLREVFDFGFPEVAAAVGRSEAACRQLVSRARRHMAAGRPRFEADREEREELASRFFAALREGDVDGLRGLLAADVSMVGDGGGRAPQLAKAVAGAQNVARLLGSVFPRMARIEVTFEPHELNGQPGAIFYDRDGKVLHTLALDILDGRIQTIRAVINPDKLGHVGPVADAWAIHREVQAGRPS from the coding sequence ATGAGCAGGACCGAGGAGTTCCAGGAGCTACGGCCACTGCTGTTCTCGATCGCCTACCGGATCCTCGGCGGCGTCGGCGAGGCCGAGGACGCGGTCCAGGAGACCTGGCTGCGCTACGAGGACACCGCGACCGAGCCCAGGTCGGTGAAGGCCTACCTCTCGACCATGGTGACCCGCATCGCGATCGACGTACTGCGCTCGGCCCGCGTCCGCCGGGAGGAGTACGTGGGCGAATGGCTCCCCGAGCCACTCCTCGACGACCCCTACGAGGACCCGCAGCGGGCGGCCGAACTGGCCGAGTCGGTATCGATGGCCGCCCTGTTGCTGCTGGAGCGCCTCAGCCCGCTCGAGCGCGCGGCCTTCGTACTGCGGGAGGTCTTCGACTTCGGCTTCCCCGAGGTCGCGGCGGCGGTGGGCCGCTCGGAGGCGGCATGCCGGCAACTCGTGTCCCGGGCCCGGCGCCACATGGCGGCGGGCCGCCCCCGCTTCGAGGCGGACCGGGAAGAGCGCGAGGAACTGGCGTCACGCTTCTTCGCAGCCCTCCGCGAAGGCGACGTGGACGGCCTGCGGGGACTGCTCGCCGCCGACGTGTCGATGGTCGGCGACGGCGGCGGCAGGGCCCCGCAGCTGGCGAAGGCGGTCGCAGGCGCGCAGAACGTGGCCCGGCTGCTGGGCTCGGTCTTCCCCCGGATGGCCCGGATCGAGGTGACCTTCGAGCCGCACGAACTCAACGGCCAGCCGGGCGCGATCTTCTACGACCGCGACGGCAAGGTCCTCCACACCCTCGCCCTGGACATCCTCGACGGCCGCATCCAGACGATTCGCGCGGTGATCAACCCCGACAAACTCGGCCACGTGGGCCCGGTCGCGGACGCGTGGGCGATCCACCGCGAGGTCCAGGCGGGCCGCCCTTCCTGA
- a CDS encoding aldo/keto reductase: protein MKYTQLGRTGLKVSRLVLGTMNFGPQTDETDSHAIMDSALDAGINYFDTANVYGWGENKGRTEEIIGSWFAKSAAHRDKVILATKVYGNMAADGEAWPNHDKLSALNIRRAVDASLKRLQTDHIDIYQFHHVDRATGFEEIWQAIDTLVQQGKILYVGSSNFPGYKIAQANEIAARRGGTIGLVSEQCLYNLYERRAEMEVIPAAQEYGLGVIPWSPLHGGLLGGVIKKEAEGGRRASGRAADTLADPAARARLQSYEDLLEKHGLEPGEAALAWLLTRPGVTGPIVGPRTAQQLESAIRAVELELSEEVLAGLDEIFPGPGPSPEAFAW from the coding sequence ATGAAGTACACGCAGCTCGGACGCACCGGACTCAAGGTCAGCCGACTCGTCCTCGGCACCATGAACTTCGGCCCGCAGACCGACGAGACCGACTCCCACGCGATCATGGACTCGGCTCTCGACGCGGGAATCAACTACTTCGACACCGCCAACGTGTACGGCTGGGGCGAGAACAAGGGCCGTACCGAAGAGATCATCGGCAGCTGGTTCGCGAAGAGCGCCGCCCACCGCGACAAGGTCATCCTCGCCACCAAGGTCTACGGCAACATGGCCGCGGACGGGGAGGCCTGGCCGAACCACGACAAGCTGTCGGCGCTGAACATCCGCCGCGCCGTCGACGCCTCGCTCAAGCGGCTCCAGACGGACCACATCGACATCTACCAGTTCCACCACGTCGACCGCGCCACTGGCTTCGAGGAGATCTGGCAGGCGATCGACACCCTGGTCCAGCAGGGCAAGATCCTGTACGTCGGGTCCTCCAACTTCCCCGGCTACAAGATCGCGCAGGCCAACGAGATCGCCGCCCGGCGGGGCGGCACCATCGGTCTGGTCAGCGAGCAGTGCCTGTACAACCTCTACGAACGCCGCGCCGAGATGGAGGTCATCCCGGCCGCGCAGGAGTACGGCCTCGGTGTCATCCCCTGGTCGCCGCTGCACGGCGGCCTGCTCGGCGGTGTCATCAAGAAGGAGGCCGAGGGCGGCCGCCGCGCCTCCGGCCGCGCCGCCGACACCCTCGCCGACCCGGCCGCCCGTGCGCGCCTCCAGTCGTACGAGGACCTGCTGGAGAAGCACGGCCTGGAGCCCGGGGAAGCGGCCCTGGCGTGGCTGCTGACCCGCCCCGGCGTGACGGGGCCGATCGTCGGCCCGCGCACGGCGCAGCAGCTGGAGTCGGCGATCCGCGCGGTGGAGCTGGAGCTGAGCGAGGAGGTCCTGGCGGGCCTGGACGAGATCTTCCCGGGCCCGGGCCCGTCTCCGGAGGCCTTCGCCTGGTAG
- a CDS encoding DoxX family protein yields the protein MNLALWIAAGLLAAVALTGGVTKTFVPREKLAAAHGGGWTGEVGTAFVKTLGILELLAAAGLVLTAALDIAPVLVPVTAVCWILLMVGAMITHGRRGESAFVVLNLAYLALAVFIAWGRFGPESFTG from the coding sequence ATGAACCTCGCGCTGTGGATCGCCGCCGGACTGCTGGCCGCGGTGGCCCTGACCGGTGGTGTCACCAAGACCTTCGTGCCCAGGGAGAAGCTGGCCGCGGCCCACGGCGGAGGATGGACCGGAGAGGTCGGCACGGCCTTCGTGAAGACCCTCGGCATCCTCGAACTCCTGGCCGCGGCCGGCCTGGTCCTGACCGCCGCGCTCGACATCGCACCGGTGCTGGTGCCGGTGACGGCCGTCTGCTGGATCCTCCTGATGGTCGGCGCGATGATCACCCACGGCCGCCGGGGCGAGTCCGCGTTCGTGGTGCTGAACCTGGCCTACCTGGCACTCGCGGTGTTCATCGCGTGGGGCCGTTTCGGCCCCGAGTCCTTCACCGGCTGA
- a CDS encoding maltokinase N-terminal cap-like domain-containing protein, producing the protein MAIIHHTTLKPTKLDLLTAWLPTRPWYTGTGTPELTKAGGFRLDDPEGEVGIEFMVAVDSSGPGPAAYLAPLTYRAAPLPGADHALVGTMAHGVLGPRWAYDGTHDPVLRTALLALFEGRTQAQAQSLTDTPDHEVTHSYPGPALPTGPAEVTEDQDGTELTLPDGTVLRVHRRPRPTTPEGTAGHVSGAWVAPDGTRTRAVFATLSRP; encoded by the coding sequence ATGGCGATCATCCACCACACCACCCTCAAGCCCACCAAGCTGGACCTGCTCACCGCCTGGCTGCCCACCCGCCCGTGGTACACCGGCACCGGCACCCCCGAGTTGACCAAGGCCGGCGGCTTCCGGCTGGACGACCCGGAGGGCGAGGTCGGGATCGAGTTCATGGTGGCCGTCGACTCCTCCGGCCCCGGACCCGCCGCCTATCTGGCCCCCCTCACCTACCGCGCCGCCCCGCTCCCCGGCGCGGACCACGCCCTCGTCGGCACCATGGCACACGGCGTACTGGGCCCCCGCTGGGCCTACGACGGCACCCACGACCCGGTCCTGCGCACCGCACTCCTCGCCCTGTTCGAGGGCCGCACCCAGGCCCAGGCCCAGAGCCTCACCGACACCCCCGACCACGAGGTCACCCACTCCTACCCGGGCCCCGCCCTCCCCACCGGCCCCGCCGAGGTCACCGAGGACCAGGACGGCACCGAGCTCACCCTCCCGGACGGCACGGTTCTCCGCGTGCACCGACGCCCGCGGCCCACGACCCCCGAGGGAACCGCCGGTCATGTCTCCGGGGCCTGGGTCGCCCCGGACGGCACCCGCACCCGAGCCGTGTTCGCGACCCTGAGCCGCCCCTGA
- a CDS encoding aminoglycoside adenylyltransferase family protein: protein MPVDGAPAVARTVHRTLSDTPLGIYLHGSAVLAGLRPHSDIDVLVVVRRSLTRDERRALVSELMRVSGVPGARPVELIVVVQDEVRPWRYPPVCDFLYGEWLRAEYERGVLPEPESSPDLAPLLTMTLAGDTPLHGPPPAQLLDPVPLVDLRRAIVAGVPQLLGDLDHDTRNVLLTLARIWTTLATDTIRSKDAAADWALERLPSAHRAVLAHARAIYLGEEKERWDVGLRAGVRPCAGFLVDAIGRQSLM from the coding sequence ATGCCAGTCGACGGCGCCCCGGCAGTCGCGCGCACCGTCCACCGCACCCTCTCCGACACCCCCCTCGGCATCTACCTCCACGGCTCCGCCGTCCTCGCCGGTCTTCGCCCGCACAGCGACATCGACGTGCTGGTCGTCGTTCGGAGGTCGCTGACCCGTGACGAACGCCGGGCCCTGGTGAGCGAGTTGATGCGGGTGTCCGGTGTTCCGGGCGCTCGGCCCGTCGAGCTGATCGTCGTCGTACAGGACGAGGTACGGCCCTGGCGGTACCCGCCCGTCTGCGACTTCCTCTACGGGGAGTGGCTGCGCGCGGAGTACGAGCGGGGTGTGCTTCCCGAGCCCGAGTCCAGTCCCGATCTCGCCCCCCTGCTCACCATGACCCTGGCCGGGGACACCCCTCTGCACGGTCCTCCGCCCGCCCAACTCCTCGACCCCGTACCCCTCGTGGACCTCCGGCGCGCGATCGTCGCCGGAGTGCCGCAGCTCCTGGGCGACCTGGACCACGACACCCGTAACGTCCTGCTCACCCTCGCCCGTATCTGGACCACCCTCGCCACGGACACCATCCGCTCCAAGGACGCCGCCGCCGACTGGGCACTCGAGCGACTGCCGTCCGCACACCGGGCCGTCCTCGCCCATGCCCGGGCCATCTACCTCGGGGAGGAGAAGGAGCGGTGGGACGTCGGGCTGCGTGCCGGTGTCCGGCCCTGCGCCGGCTTCCTCGTCGACGCGATCGGGCGTCAGTCGCTCATGTAG
- the thpR gene encoding RNA 2',3'-cyclic phosphodiesterase: MRLFAAVLPPQDVSDELALKVAELRRLPGASELRWTGVPGWHFTLAFYGEVDEAVVPELSARLERAARRTPCFPLALRGGGQFGHGRALWTGASGDLPVLRLLAERAEAAARKAGVETGEHRRYKAHLTVARSREAVDVRPYLSVLDGFTSRTWTVDELALVRSNLPQSGVPGEQPRYEVVGRWALSAAG, translated from the coding sequence ATGAGACTCTTCGCCGCGGTGCTGCCTCCGCAGGACGTGTCCGACGAACTCGCGCTGAAGGTCGCTGAGTTGAGGCGGCTCCCCGGAGCGTCCGAGCTGCGCTGGACCGGCGTCCCCGGGTGGCACTTCACCCTGGCCTTCTACGGCGAGGTCGACGAAGCCGTCGTCCCCGAACTGTCGGCGCGGCTGGAGCGGGCGGCTCGGCGGACCCCGTGTTTCCCCCTGGCCCTGCGCGGGGGCGGGCAGTTCGGGCACGGGCGGGCACTGTGGACGGGGGCCTCCGGCGATCTGCCGGTGCTGCGGCTGCTGGCCGAGCGGGCGGAGGCGGCGGCGCGGAAGGCGGGGGTGGAGACGGGGGAGCACCGGCGGTACAAGGCGCATCTGACCGTGGCTCGCAGTCGGGAGGCGGTGGATGTACGGCCGTATCTCTCGGTTCTGGACGGATTCACGAGCCGCACCTGGACCGTCGACGAGCTGGCGCTGGTGCGGAGCAACCTTCCGCAGTCCGGAGTGCCGGGCGAGCAGCCCCGCTATGAGGTGGTCGGCCGCTGGGCGCTGAGCGCGGCCGGTTAG
- a CDS encoding amidase: MRHTEGTHATRRNVLALGTAAAAAPWLGAAPAQAADVRPGEFDELGITELRGLMTRGRLDAERLTRHYLERIERIDPLLHAVIEVNPDALREARRLDASGRPRGPLHGMPVLLKDLVETADRMHTTAGSLALQGLRPARDATVAARLRAAGAVILGKTNLSEWAGGLSLTHHAGWSARGGQTRNPYKLDRSPNESSSGTGVAVAANLCVAGIGTETNGSIIDPSSANCVVGVKPTVGLVGRGGVIPGVPSQDSVGPMARTVRDAAIMLGTLVGVDGRDPATAASRGRFHRDYTRFLDVDGLRGARIGVPRTVYYGYSDHADEIAERAIGVLRAAGAVIVDPADIPTAEQLEDLPGSMVVQAYEFKRALNTYLAGAGGEHPRDLAELIAFNRAHADRELRYVRQDGLETVQGLDFSEREYREALATNRRLSRAEGIDAVLRRHRLDALVMPTSGPPAKIDLIRGDTYGGGASTPAALAGYPAVSVPAGFAFGLPVGLTFMGTAWSEPVLLRLAYAYERASGVRRVPTYRGADVGF; this comes from the coding sequence ATGAGGCATACGGAGGGAACCCACGCCACCCGGCGGAACGTGCTGGCGCTCGGCACCGCGGCGGCGGCCGCCCCCTGGCTGGGCGCGGCCCCGGCCCAGGCGGCGGATGTCAGGCCCGGGGAGTTCGACGAGCTGGGCATCACCGAGCTGCGCGGGCTGATGACCCGGGGACGACTCGACGCGGAGCGGCTCACCCGTCACTACCTGGAGCGGATCGAGCGCATCGATCCGCTCCTGCACGCGGTGATCGAGGTCAACCCCGACGCGCTGCGGGAGGCGCGGCGGCTGGACGCGAGCGGGCGCCCCCGGGGCCCGCTGCACGGCATGCCCGTGCTGCTGAAGGACCTGGTCGAGACCGCGGACCGGATGCACACCACGGCCGGCTCCCTCGCCCTGCAAGGGCTCCGGCCCGCGCGGGACGCCACGGTCGCCGCCCGGCTCCGGGCCGCCGGTGCCGTCATCCTCGGCAAGACCAACCTCAGCGAGTGGGCGGGCGGCCTGTCGCTCACCCACCACGCCGGGTGGAGCGCGCGCGGCGGCCAGACCCGCAACCCGTACAAGCTGGACCGCTCGCCCAACGAGTCCAGTTCCGGCACCGGCGTCGCCGTCGCGGCGAACCTGTGCGTCGCCGGCATCGGCACCGAGACCAACGGCTCGATCATCGACCCGTCGTCGGCGAACTGTGTCGTGGGCGTCAAGCCGACGGTCGGACTGGTCGGCCGGGGCGGGGTGATCCCCGGTGTGCCCAGTCAGGACAGCGTCGGCCCGATGGCACGCACGGTCCGGGACGCGGCGATCATGCTCGGCACGCTGGTGGGGGTCGACGGGAGGGACCCGGCGACCGCGGCGAGCCGGGGTCGTTTCCACCGCGACTACACCCGTTTCCTGGACGTGGACGGGCTGCGCGGGGCGCGTATCGGTGTTCCGCGGACCGTGTACTACGGCTACAGCGACCACGCCGACGAGATCGCGGAACGCGCGATCGGGGTGCTTCGCGCGGCCGGGGCGGTGATCGTCGACCCTGCCGACATCCCCACGGCCGAGCAGTTGGAGGACCTGCCCGGCTCGATGGTCGTCCAGGCCTACGAGTTCAAGCGGGCGCTGAACACGTACCTGGCCGGGGCCGGTGGTGAACATCCGCGCGACCTGGCGGAGTTGATCGCCTTCAACCGCGCGCACGCGGACCGTGAGCTGCGCTATGTACGGCAGGACGGGCTGGAGACGGTACAGGGGCTGGACTTCTCGGAACGGGAGTACCGGGAGGCGCTGGCCACGAACCGCCGGCTGTCACGGGCCGAGGGCATCGACGCCGTCCTGCGCCGACACCGCCTGGACGCCCTGGTGATGCCCACGTCCGGCCCGCCGGCCAAGATCGATCTGATCCGGGGGGACACGTACGGGGGCGGTGCGTCCACGCCCGCGGCTCTCGCCGGGTATCCGGCGGTCAGTGTGCCGGCGGGGTTCGCGTTCGGGTTGCCGGTCGGGCTGACGTTCATGGGGACGGCGTGGAGCGAGCCGGTGCTGCTGCGGCTCGCGTACGCGTACGAGAGGGCGAGCGGGGTGCGGCGGGTGCCGACGTATCGGGGGGCGGACGTGGGGTTCTGA
- a CDS encoding DUF4097 family beta strand repeat-containing protein — MQKFDTTAPVTTVIDLPAGRVQVIAADRTDTTVEIRPANPAKSRDTRAAEQIEVTHGDDGVLRIAAPAAKNQYFGPSGSVEITVQLPTGSHVEAKTAAAEFRAVGRLGDVVFQGAHGPVKIDEAASIRLTAADSDITVGRLAGPAEISTQKGDITIGEALTGSVVLSTQTGDITVGTAASASLDAGTSYGRVHNSLKNTEGAHAGLAIRATTVHGDITARSL, encoded by the coding sequence ATGCAGAAGTTCGACACCACCGCCCCCGTCACCACCGTCATCGACCTCCCCGCCGGCCGCGTCCAGGTCATCGCCGCCGACCGCACCGACACCACCGTCGAGATCCGGCCCGCCAATCCCGCCAAGAGCCGCGACACCCGGGCCGCCGAGCAGATCGAGGTCACCCACGGCGACGACGGTGTCCTGCGGATCGCCGCCCCGGCCGCGAAGAACCAGTACTTCGGGCCCTCCGGCTCCGTCGAGATCACCGTCCAGCTCCCGACCGGCTCCCACGTCGAGGCGAAGACCGCCGCCGCCGAGTTCCGCGCCGTCGGACGCCTCGGGGACGTCGTCTTCCAGGGCGCTCACGGCCCGGTCAAGATCGACGAGGCCGCGAGCATCCGCCTCACCGCCGCCGACAGCGACATCACCGTCGGCCGCCTCGCAGGACCCGCCGAGATCAGCACCCAGAAGGGCGACATCACCATCGGCGAGGCCCTCACCGGCTCGGTCGTGCTGAGCACGCAGACGGGCGACATCACCGTCGGCACCGCCGCCTCCGCCTCCCTGGACGCCGGCACTTCCTACGGCCGCGTCCACAACTCCCTCAAGAACACCGAAGGAGCCCATGCCGGCCTGGCCATCCGCGCCACCACCGTGCACGGCGACATCACCGCCCGCAGCCTCTGA
- a CDS encoding GbsR/MarR family transcriptional regulator → MPGGRLTQQERQQIALGVADGLAYAEIARRLERPTSTITREVMRNGGPTAYRADLAHRATERRAHRRRQTTPRGTQIPELPHGRDPEAVREYEETFTTVLMQTGAPKMMSRVLTCLYTSDTGSLTAAELVQRLQVSPASISKAISYLETQGLVRRERDDRRRERYVADDDVWYQSMIASARGTIQLAETARQGVGILGQGTPAATRLENIARFLDFVSESLTRAADQAREVLHTKPETPSDSAT, encoded by the coding sequence ATGCCGGGAGGCAGGCTCACCCAGCAGGAACGTCAGCAGATCGCGCTGGGAGTGGCCGACGGCCTCGCCTACGCGGAGATCGCCCGCCGCCTCGAGCGGCCCACCTCGACCATCACCCGCGAGGTCATGCGCAACGGCGGCCCCACCGCCTACCGCGCCGACCTGGCCCACCGCGCCACCGAACGCCGCGCCCACCGCCGCCGCCAGACCACACCCCGAGGGACGCAGATCCCCGAACTGCCCCATGGCCGCGACCCCGAGGCGGTGCGCGAGTACGAGGAGACGTTCACCACCGTCCTCATGCAGACGGGCGCGCCCAAGATGATGTCGAGGGTGCTGACCTGCCTCTACACCAGCGACACCGGCAGCCTCACCGCCGCCGAACTCGTTCAGCGCCTCCAGGTCAGCCCGGCCTCCATCTCCAAGGCCATCAGCTACCTCGAAACCCAGGGCCTGGTCCGCCGCGAACGCGACGACCGCCGCCGCGAGCGCTATGTCGCCGACGACGACGTCTGGTACCAGTCCATGATCGCCAGTGCCCGCGGCACCATCCAGCTCGCCGAGACGGCCCGTCAGGGCGTGGGCATCCTCGGGCAGGGCACCCCGGCCGCCACCCGCCTGGAGAACATCGCCCGCTTCCTCGACTTCGTCTCCGAAAGCCTCACCCGCGCCGCGGACCAGGCCCGCGAGGTCCTGCACACGAAACCGGAGACACCCTCGGACAGCGCTACATGA